Part of the Arthrobacter globiformis genome is shown below.
GGCACAAATACACCCCTCCTCTGGACAGGGAAGGCGCTCTTCCGGGGTGGGGAAGGCATGTTCTGGCAGGGTTGCACCGGCCGGTAGACTTGAACGGGCCGTTCTACGGCCGGCATCCCCGGCGTTCCTGACTTTGCGCCGTGCGTGCAACCTGCCGTGCTGCGGCATTCCCTGTTGTGAAAGGCCTTACCTGCTGTGATTACCGTTCAGGATCTTGAACTGCGCGCTGGCGCGCGCCTGCTCATGGACCAGGTGAGCTTCCGGATCGACAAGGGCGACAAGATCGGCCTCGTGGGCCGCAACGGCGCCGGCAAGACCACATTGACCCGCGTCCTGGCAGGCGAGGGCCTGCCTGCCGCCGGCAAGGTGACCCGCAGCGGCGAGATCGGGTACCTGCCCCAGGACCCCCGGACACCGGATATGGAGCAGCTGGCGCGGGACAGGATCCTGTCCGCCCGCGGCCTGGACATCGTCGTCGGCAAGCTGAAGCTGGCCCACGACGAGATGGCCAGCGAGGACGCCGCGGTCCAGCGCAAGGCGATGAACCGCTACGACCGGCTCGAATCCGAGTTCCTGGCCGCCGGCGGCTATGCTGCCGAAGCCGAGGCCGCAGCCATCTGCTCGAACCTCGCCCTGCCGGACCGCCTGCTGAACCAGCCCCTCAAGACCTTGTCCGGCGGTCAGCGGCGCCGCGTGGAGCTCGCGCGCATCCTGTACTCGGACGCCGAGACCATGCTCCTCGATGAGCCCACCAACCACCTCGACGCCGATTCCATTGCGTGGCTGCGTGACTTCCTCAAGAACCACCAGGGCGGACTGATCGTGATCAGCCACGACACCGAGCTGCTCGAAGCCACCGTCAACAAGGTGTTCCTCCTGGACGCCAACCGTGCCCAGATCGACTTCTACAACATGGACTGGAAGCGCTACCTGACCCAGCGCGAAACAGACGAACGCGCCCGCAAGCGGGAACGCGCCAACGCCGAAAAGAAGGCCCAGGTCCTTTTCGACCAGGCAAACAAGATGCGCGCCAAGGCCACCAAGGCCGTAGCCGCGCAGAACATGGCCAAGCGCGCAGAGCGGCTGCTCAGCGGGCTCGAAGCAGTGCGCGAAAACGACCGCGTGGCCGCCCTCCGCTTCCCGGATCCGTCCCCTTGCGGCAAGACACCGCTCACGGCAGAGGGCCTCAGCAAGTCCTACGGCTCGCTGGAAATCTTCACGGACGTGGACCTTGCCATCGACCGCGGCTCCAAGGTGGTCATCCTTGGCCTCAACGGTGCCGGCAAGACGACGCTCCTGCGGATGCTCGCCGGGGTGGACCGCCCAGACACCGGCGACATCGTCCCCGGGCACGGCCTCAAGGTGGGCTACTACGCCCAGGAACATGAAACCCTCGACGTCGACCGCACCGTCCTCGAGAACATGCGTTCCTCCGCCCCCGACATGAAGGATGCGGAGGTGCGCGGCATCCTGGGCTCGTTCCTGTTCTCCGGTGACGACGTCGACAAGCCGGCCGGTGTGCTCTCCGGCGGTGAGAAGACGCGCCTCGCACTGGCAACCATCGTGGCCTCCAGCGCGAACGTTCTCCTTCTGGACGAGCCCACCAACAACCTCGACCCCGCCAGCCGCGCCGAAATCCTGGGCGCACTGCGCAACTACACCGGCGCCGTCGTCCTG
Proteins encoded:
- a CDS encoding ABC-F family ATP-binding cassette domain-containing protein, which translates into the protein MITVQDLELRAGARLLMDQVSFRIDKGDKIGLVGRNGAGKTTLTRVLAGEGLPAAGKVTRSGEIGYLPQDPRTPDMEQLARDRILSARGLDIVVGKLKLAHDEMASEDAAVQRKAMNRYDRLESEFLAAGGYAAEAEAAAICSNLALPDRLLNQPLKTLSGGQRRRVELARILYSDAETMLLDEPTNHLDADSIAWLRDFLKNHQGGLIVISHDTELLEATVNKVFLLDANRAQIDFYNMDWKRYLTQRETDERARKRERANAEKKAQVLFDQANKMRAKATKAVAAQNMAKRAERLLSGLEAVRENDRVAALRFPDPSPCGKTPLTAEGLSKSYGSLEIFTDVDLAIDRGSKVVILGLNGAGKTTLLRMLAGVDRPDTGDIVPGHGLKVGYYAQEHETLDVDRTVLENMRSSAPDMKDAEVRGILGSFLFSGDDVDKPAGVLSGGEKTRLALATIVASSANVLLLDEPTNNLDPASRAEILGALRNYTGAVVLVSHDEGAVEALNPERVVLLPDGVEDLWNEDYLDLITLA